In Cryptomeria japonica chromosome 10, Sugi_1.0, whole genome shotgun sequence, a genomic segment contains:
- the LOC131076840 gene encoding probable polyamine transporter At3g13620 gives MAPLSRSSVEIESERHSTSSGIQQSSASSKSKKLKLIHLIFLIYFEVSGGPFGEEPAVQKGGPLVALLGFIIFPFVWSIPEALLTAELATAYPDNGGYVVWATAAFGPFWGFLMGWWKWLNGVIGNAAYPALCLDYLKIIFPAFGHGSIRMVGILVYTLASSYLNFMGLTIVGWTAVTLGLVSLIPFYIMFFFSIPKLKPSRWGARPKGSVDWTTFFWNLNFWDSVSTLAGEVEHPQRTFPRALLCAGLLTCVGYIVPLLAATGALELKKESWSNGYLAEAAGEIAGAWLKYWIEVGAVLSTVGLFEAQMSSTSFQLLGMAKIGLLPACMAKRSTYNTPLLGFLVSAGATLVLSYLKFETIVKAANFVYSCGMLLEFASFLRLRRKFPELSRPYRVPVGIHVLTVICAMPMAFLIFVMAQNRLVIYVLGFSVTVVGILAYLLMNVCKKRNWMEFAVTEVSRLQSLPENQTEAKTESNGSV, from the coding sequence ATGGCCCCACTTTCGCGATCAAGTGTAGAAATAGAATCAGAAAGACACAGCACGTCTTCAGGCATCCAACAATCATCAGCTTCTTCCAAATCGAAGAAATTGAAGCTCATCCACTTGATATTCCTCATTTACTTCGAAGTCTCCGGTGGGCCATTCGGCGAGGAGCCAGCGGTACAGAAAGGCGGTCCACTTGTAGCTTTGCTGGGGTTCATCATATTCCCGTTTGTGTGGAGTATACCAGAGGCGCTGCTGACGGCGGAGCTGGCGACGGCGTACCCGGACAACGGCGGGTATGTGGTGTGGGCGACAGCGGCATTCGGGCCGTTCTGGGGGTTTCTCATGGGATGGTGGAAATGGCTCAACGGCGTCATTGGCAATGCGGCGTACCCGGCCCTCTGCCTGGACTACCTAAAGATCATCTTCCCAGCATTCGGGCATGGCAGCATCCGAATGGTGGGAATTTTGGTGTACACGCTGGCATCGAGCTATCTCAACTTCATGGGGCTCACAATAGTGGGTTGGACGGCGGTTACACTCGGACTAGTGTCACTGATTCCCTTCTATATCATGTTTTTCTTCTCCATTCCGAAGCTGAAGCCCTCGCGATGGGGTGCGCGGCCCAAGGGCAGCGTGGACTGGACGACTTTCTTCTGGAATCTGAATTTCTGGGACAGCGTGAGCACACTGGCGGGTGAGGTAGAGCACCCGCAGCGAACGTTCCCTCGGGCGCTCTTGTGCGCGGGGTTGCTGACATGCGTGGGGTATATTGTACCCCTGCTAGCCGCTACGGGGGCGTTGGAGTTGAAAAAGGAGTCGTGGAGCAACGGGTACTTGGCCGAGGCTGCGGGAGAAATCGCGGGTGCGTGGTTAAAATACTGGATAGAAGTCGGCGCTGTGTTGTCCACAGTGGGGCTGTTTGAAGCCCAGATGAGCAGCACGTCGTTTCAGCTGTTGGGGATGGCAAAGATTGGGCTCCTGCCTGCTTGCATGGCCAAACGCTCTACTTACAACACACCCTTGTTGGGATTCCTTGTCTCCGCTGGGGCCACGCTTGTCCTCTCCTACCTCAAATTCGAAACCATCGTAAAAGCCGCAAATTTTGTGTACAGCTGCGGGATGCTTCTTGAATTTGCTTCATTTCTGCGGCTGAGGCGCAAGTTTCCCGAGCTGAGCAGGCCCTACAGAGTGCCCGTCGGGATACACGTCTTGACTGTCATATGCGCGATGCCCATGGCGTTTCTCATCTTTGTTATGGCTCAGAATAGATTGGTTATCTACGTACTCGGTTTCTCCGTGACGGTGGTGGGCATTTTGGCCTACCTTTTGATGAATGTTTGTAAGAAGAGGAATTGGATGGAGTTTGCTGTTACGGAAGTGAGTAGGCTTCAAAGCTTGCCTGAGAATCAAACAGAGGCGAAGACAGAGAGCAATGGAAGCGTTTAA